The following are encoded in a window of Candidatus Brocadiia bacterium genomic DNA:
- a CDS encoding PIG-L deacetylase family protein: protein MNKRNNHCVASDEFLGKQTLLVISPHADDEAFGCAGTMAKIKDMGGKVYVMLMSVGDLKHYDGRKDIVRKDVRRAEFDKTAKFLKVDDYDIVFSDSEKHLRLDAMPRRDLIAVIERESKVSIDRIKPTIVALPATSYNQDHCAVFQAGFTACRPHSPSIKYFPPIVLSYDNPTLFWNVEYEKFHPNFYIDISDYMDQKLRALSHHKSQLKDHLHHCSMETLETLVRLRGKEISVEAAEAFMCYRFVW from the coding sequence ATGAATAAGCGTAATAATCATTGCGTGGCCAGCGACGAGTTCCTGGGCAAGCAGACGTTGTTGGTGATTTCTCCGCACGCCGACGACGAGGCCTTCGGCTGCGCTGGCACGATGGCTAAAATCAAGGATATGGGCGGCAAGGTCTATGTCATGCTCATGTCCGTAGGCGACCTGAAGCATTACGACGGACGGAAAGACATAGTCCGCAAGGACGTGCGCCGGGCCGAGTTCGACAAGACCGCCAAGTTCCTCAAGGTGGATGATTATGATATTGTTTTCAGCGACAGCGAAAAGCACCTGCGGCTGGACGCCATGCCTCGGCGCGACCTGATTGCGGTCATCGAGCGCGAGAGCAAGGTGAGCATCGACCGGATTAAGCCGACCATCGTGGCGCTGCCGGCCACATCGTATAACCAGGACCACTGCGCGGTGTTCCAGGCCGGGTTCACGGCCTGCCGTCCGCATTCACCGTCCATAAAGTATTTTCCGCCGATAGTCCTGTCTTACGACAACCCGACCCTGTTCTGGAACGTGGAATACGAGAAGTTCCATCCTAACTTTTACATCGATATATCCGATTATATGGACCAGAAGCTCAGGGCGCTGTCGCACCACAAGTCGCAGTTGAAGGACCATTTGCATCATTGCAGTATGGAAACGCTGGAGACGCTGGTGCGCTTGCGCGGCAAGGAGATATCGGTCGAAGCGGCCGAGGCGTTTATGTGCTACCGGTTCGTGTGGTAA
- the ligA gene encoding NAD-dependent DNA ligase LigA: MPDKSASVEKRLAELRGEINRHNHLYYVLDAPEVSDAQYDRLLRELTELEAAHPELITPDSPSQRVGAKPAAEFKTIAHSLPMISLENAMDEPEMDAWYERLVKDLRGKKPDFICEPKIDGSAVELVYEKGAFKNGSTRGDGQIGEDISQNLKTIKSIPLKLISGSAPEYLEVRGEVFLPLASFNELNRQTVKDGREPFANPRNAAAGSLRQLDHKVTATRPLDIMIHGIGKIDEAWINGMRLKTPMTHELVMKLLSQLGLKVIKLSRHCADLTQIKEYYRDMLAQRQSLPYEIDGVVIKVNDFGLRNELGFRARSPRWAIAYKFPAHEETTQLLDIQVGVGRTGALTPVAELKPVYIGGVEVSHATLHNPDEIKRLDLRIGDWVVVKRAGDVIPKIIKAVVSKRTGKEKPFVMPGKCPACGAGVVIETDEVIPRCPNVSCPAQVKGSIEHFAQREAMNIEGLGDKLINQMIDKAVIKNAADLYFLSKADIMKMERMGDKSAQNIIEAIDRSRRTTLPRLIYGLGIRHVGEATARLLAEHFEELDRLRDAELEELRQIPEVGPVVAQSICDFFLNPANLNLIKRLEEGGVINEPVKKSVGKLSGLTFVFTGEMSKYSRPQAKELVAKLGGRTSESISKKVDYLVTGDSPGSKLDQARKQGVKVIDEAGFLKMAE, from the coding sequence ATGCCGGATAAATCAGCTTCAGTAGAGAAACGCCTGGCCGAACTGCGCGGGGAAATCAACCGCCATAACCATCTCTATTACGTGCTGGACGCGCCGGAGGTTTCGGACGCCCAGTATGACCGCCTGCTCCGGGAGCTGACGGAGCTGGAGGCCGCGCATCCGGAATTAATCACGCCCGATTCGCCCAGCCAGCGGGTCGGCGCCAAACCGGCCGCCGAATTCAAGACCATCGCGCACTCTCTGCCGATGATAAGCCTGGAAAACGCCATGGATGAGCCGGAGATGGATGCCTGGTACGAGCGGCTGGTCAAGGACCTGCGCGGCAAGAAGCCGGACTTCATCTGCGAGCCGAAGATAGACGGCTCGGCGGTGGAGTTGGTATATGAAAAGGGAGCGTTCAAGAACGGCTCGACCCGTGGCGACGGCCAGATTGGCGAGGACATCAGCCAGAACCTCAAGACCATCAAGAGCATTCCTTTGAAGTTAATCAGCGGCTCGGCGCCGGAATACCTGGAGGTCCGGGGCGAGGTGTTCCTGCCGCTGGCCAGTTTCAACGAGCTCAACCGCCAGACGGTCAAGGACGGCCGGGAGCCGTTTGCCAATCCGCGCAACGCCGCGGCCGGTTCGCTCCGCCAGCTTGACCATAAGGTTACCGCAACCAGGCCGTTGGACATAATGATTCACGGGATTGGTAAAATTGATGAAGCTTGGATTAACGGCATGAGGTTAAAAACACCAATGACTCATGAGTTGGTTATGAAACTGTTATCCCAACTGGGTCTAAAGGTCATCAAGCTCAGCCGGCACTGTGCCGACCTGACGCAAATAAAGGAATATTACCGCGATATGCTGGCCCAGCGCCAGTCTTTGCCATACGAGATAGACGGCGTGGTCATCAAGGTCAACGATTTCGGGTTGCGGAACGAGCTGGGTTTCCGGGCGCGCAGTCCGCGCTGGGCCATTGCCTATAAATTCCCGGCGCACGAGGAGACCACCCAGCTGTTGGACATCCAGGTGGGCGTGGGCCGGACCGGCGCGCTGACCCCGGTGGCCGAGCTCAAACCGGTTTACATCGGCGGGGTGGAGGTGTCGCACGCTACTCTGCATAATCCGGACGAAATCAAGCGGCTGGACCTGCGCATCGGCGACTGGGTGGTGGTCAAGCGGGCCGGCGATGTCATTCCCAAAATCATCAAGGCCGTCGTGTCCAAGCGGACCGGCAAGGAGAAGCCGTTCGTTATGCCCGGCAAATGTCCGGCCTGCGGCGCTGGCGTGGTGATTGAAACCGATGAGGTCATCCCGCGTTGTCCGAACGTTTCCTGCCCGGCCCAGGTTAAGGGCAGTATCGAGCATTTTGCCCAGCGCGAGGCCATGAACATCGAAGGGCTGGGCGATAAGCTCATCAACCAGATGATAGACAAGGCCGTCATCAAGAACGCGGCGGACCTGTATTTTCTGTCCAAGGCCGACATAATGAAGATGGAGCGGATGGGCGACAAGTCGGCTCAGAACATCATCGAGGCCATCGACCGTTCGCGCCGGACGACTTTGCCGCGGCTGATATACGGGCTGGGCATCAGGCACGTGGGCGAGGCCACGGCCCGGCTGTTGGCCGAGCATTTCGAAGAGTTGGACCGTCTGCGCGACGCCGAATTGGAAGAGCTCCGGCAGATACCCGAGGTCGGGCCGGTGGTGGCACAGAGCATTTGTGATTTCTTCCTCAATCCGGCTAACCTTAACCTGATTAAGCGGCTTGAGGAGGGCGGAGTGATAAATGAACCGGTCAAGAAATCCGTTGGCAAGTTATCGGGTTTGACCTTTGTATTTACCGGCGAGATGTCCAAGTACTCGCGGCCCCAGGCCAAGGAGCTGGTGGCCAAACTGGGCGGCCGGACGTCCGAATCAATCAGCAAGAAGGTAGATTACCTGGTCACCGGAGACAGTCCCGGCTCGAAGCTGGACCAGGCCCGCAAGCAGGGCGTCAAGGTCATCGACGAGGCCGGGTTCTTGAAGATGGCGGAGTAG